In Streptococcus parauberis NCFD 2020, the sequence TACATAGTTAACGAAAGCTACTCAAACCAATAGAAATCAGAAAGGTATTTCTTAAATAGAGATGTCTTTTATAATATAAAAAAAGCACTCTTCTAAATAAAGAGCGCAAAACGGGAGAATTGGGATAATTATATATTTATTTTTATGGAGAGAGAGAATATATAATTTTCCCGTTTTGAATAATTATAGCATAGATATTTCTTTTTGCAATACTGCAACTGGTATTAAAATATACTCTGTCTCTAATATTGTATCTACTATTAGCCAAATAAATGAGCTTCTCCCTATACATTTGACTTGTAATAAATATGCAATATTGTTTTATAAAAATTAATTAACAAAAATCCTAGAATATATTGAATTTTTTAAATATTTAAATTATAATATACTTATCTAAATAAAGACGAGCCTATGCTATCAGAGAGAGAGTGTGCACGGGCTTTTTTTATTTGTAATTAGAATAGTAATATGTTAAGTTGTTACTTGAGAGGTCTAGACCTCTTGCTAACATTTCTCGACTCGTACAATGTCTCCTAACATTGCATGAGTTTTTTATTATTAAAAGTAAAGTCTTTTATCATAATATGGCATTCCTATTGTGCTAAAAACTTCATGGTGGTATTATTCAGGTATAAAATAGCATAGGGGGCTTACTATGGTTAGGGATATACTTGATATTCTACTAAAGATATTTATCATTCCTTGGTATAGATTAGTCAAATATGTACTAGATGATATTGATTGAAAGAGGCGAATAGATGAAAAAGATAGTTAAATTATTTATCCTTATTCTGATTGGTGTACTTGGTGGTGTTGGTGGCAGTATGTACTTAGGAAGTGAGCGAGACAATGAAGAAGAAACTTACTAAAGATTGGTTGCTTGAAAATATCTACAATCTTATTTTAGACACTAACACACCTCAAAGTGAGCGAGAACTAATGCTAAAAGCCAAAATGGCACTAGAGAACAATGACTACTATATCCCAGTTGCAAAGGAACTAGTATCTGATATATCACGTTTAGCCATCAATAGAAAGTTATCAAGCGAAACTATTGCTTTTTATATGGCATTACAAAAAAGTCCACAATTACATAATAAGATAGGTCCTAATACATTTCTGTTTTTTTAGATATTAGGGGTAAAAGACCATGAAGAAGATTATTGACATTAAACATATAAAGACATTTAGGATAATACTAGCCATTGTACTAGTCTTAGCAATATATATATTAATCATAAAATGGGGAAACCCGTTTGGCGTCTTTTTTGTAATAGGTATAAGCTGGTTATTATCTTTGTTACTTCCTTATGAGTATCGGGGCGGATATAATAAAGCACAAAAGAACATTTTTCTAAAAAATGTTAGTCCACTGACTGAAAACCTAATCACTGATGGCTTAATTGCATTGGTTGTTATTATATTATATTTCTTAAATAAGTAAGGTAATCCTATGAAGCAAAACAATTTACTGACATTAAACATATTAGAATAGTAAAGGTTATACAGATAATACTATTTCTTTTTGTTAGTTACTATTTTGCTATTAAGCACCAATTACTAGACGTCTTTCCTCTATGGTTCGGTGTTGATTGGTTATTAGATTTACTGCTTCCTTATGAGTATAGAGGAAGGCTAAACACAGCTCAAAAAAATGTCTGGTTGAAAAATATAAACCCAATAACTGAATTTGTCCTAATTCAGTTACTTTTGATTTTAATATTTTTTATAATGCTATTTGTCAATCTATATGGGATAATTTAAATATCAAAAATAGCACCCTTTAAGGTGCTTTTCTTCTTGCTTGCGGGACTTATTTTAATACTCTTTTTAGTGGACTTTTGGTGAACAAATATTCAACTATATTAAATATTGAATTTTATAAAAAGCTTTAATATCAAGGTTATTCAAACCTATTAAGGACTATCAATAGCAAAGAAAAATAATCTCTTCAAATGTCATGTCAATGACTCCTTTTCTTAATTCTCTGTCTATTATACCATCTAATAGGCAAAACATAAAAAAAGGGAGCTAATCAGATATTACTAGTTTCCCTTTTTTATAAGATATAGTGAGCGGAAAATATTTTAGACCAAAGTTAAAATATTAGACATGGAATTCTTTCGGAATTCGCTGCCGTCCTTCACCACTATAGAAAAATATCACAAAACGAAGACAAAAAGCTCTGCTTTCGTTTTGTGACCCCTATTAAAATTTTACTCATTTTTTTCGATATTTCATCATGACTCTTAAAATTAATGCCATCACAAACCAAAGAACGACTGAAATGAGAATAACCATGACCCAACCAATCGGATTGTGGGTCAATCCTCTTGGAAGTGGAACATTAATCCCAAAGAAACCAGTTACAATACTTGGAATGGTTAGAAGGATTGACAATAAGGTCAAGATTTTCATCGTATCATTTAACTCATTGTTTAAGACATTATTATAAGTACCTTCAAGCTGGTTCAAGACTTGAGCAGATAATTGGGTCATTTCCAATAACTGCTTGGCCTCAATGATGGCATCATCTAACTCTTCTGCTTCAATATCAGTCAACTTCAGATGAGCACCCAAGCTCTTGACTTGTTGAAGCAACAAAACGTTTTGCTTACTTGACGAAACCATATAGACTAAACCAGTCTCTAAATCTGACAACTCCAGTAATTCACGTTTACTAGTTCGTTCCCTTAACAATAGATTAAGTCGATTGCGCTCATGGTTCATCTTCTCAACAGTTGGAAAATAGTTCTTTGAAATGACATATAACATGGTAAATAGAAATTTATAAAGACTTTGACCATCCGTTTTTTTCAAGAATGTCGCCATTTGATTGACAATGTAAGCACTGCGATCCTTATAAATCGTAATCAAACGATTTTGGTGAACATAAAAGGTAATGGGAACTGTTTGATAATAATGACCCTGTTTGGATACATCCAAAACATTATAAATTAAGAGAAGACTATGCTCGTCCTTATTGTACTCTAAATGGGATAACTCATTTTTGTCAGAGGCATAAGTCAAAATCTCTTCATCAACTTGTAACTTATTTTTTAAAAAGAGGATATCCTCAGGGTTATCAGCATTTGCCATAACAACTGTAAATAAATCTTGTGTAACTTCTTTCAAATGCTTTTTCTCCTTTGAATTGGTAAAACCAGTATACCAAAAAAAGAGCTCAGAAGCTCTTTTTGATAATTATGATAGTTCTTCATTAGCTTCCGCTTGGAAACGAGAAAGATTAAATGCTTGACCCAATTGCTTATCTGGCAGAATCAAAGCAATCACTAAACCAATCACTGTTGGCACCAACCAGCCCATTGACAGAGCATGGAAAGGAATAGCATTTACTATGTTTGATAAGAATTGTGATTTAATTAAACCTGCTAAAACCTCTAGAAGTGAAACAAAGCTGACCAAACCAATAGTCACCGACATCCCTTTTTTAGATAAAGGCAACCATTTGTTGATTAAAATAATGATGACCATTACAATCACAATTGGGTAAAGTAAGGTCAAAACAGGTACAGAGAATTGAATCACAGTATTCAAGCCTAAATTTGCAATCAAGAAGCCAATAATCGTAAAGGCAACTGCAAATACTTTATAATTAGCAAATGAGAAATGCTTATCAAAAAACTCTGATACAGAGACAATTAAGCCAACAGTTGTTGTAAAACAAGTGAGCACAACCATCAAACTTAAAAAGATACGTCCAAAAGGACCAAATAAACTATATGAGGCTTGGGCTAAAACATATGCTCCTTTGTTAACATTTGGATCAGCTAAAACATCAGCTGGTATATGGAATTTGTTACCTAGGAAGCCTAGTCCAATATATAAGATACTGAAGGCCAAACTGGTTACAATTCCAACTACCCAAATGGTTGATAAATATTCTTGTTTACTCTTAAAACCAAATTGTTTGAGGGTTTCAATTGCTACCAAACAGAAAGCGACAGAGGCTAAAGCGTCAAGTGTATTATAACCAGCAAGGATTCCTGATCCAAATGCACTGGCTGTATAGGCCGCGTTAGCTACAGAACTCGTTTCATGACCATACTTCAGGGCACCTATTGTCACTAATAAAAGAATTAATAAAGCAAAAAGGGGTGTTAAAATTTTACCGACACTATTAAGAATGTTGTTTGGTCGGAATGCCAAGGCAAATGCCGCCAAGAAATAGATTAGGGTAAAGATGAAAAGGGCAAGTTGACTGTGTCCTACAAGCGGCGTTAGTCCAACTTCGAAAGAGACAGTTGCTGTTCTAGGAATGGCAAATAGCGGGCCAATGGTTAAATAAAGTAAAACAAGGAATCCTAATGAAAACCATGGACTAAACTTTAAATCCATCTCATACTTGTAACCTCCATTTGTGAGGGTTCCGACAAGCAAGGTAATAATGGCAAGTCCTACTCCTGATAGACAGAATCCTAAAATTGCTGGCCAGAAATTGGTACCTGAATCAACACCTAAGGCAGGAGGGAAAATCAGGTTACCTGCTCCAAAAAATATTCCAAATAAAAGTAACCCTGTTAGAAAACCTTTTTTAACCATAAAACACCAGTTATGTAAACCTTTGCTTACACCTTTCTTTTTCGTTTCATCCATAATAGCGGACAAATGTCCTAAAATGAATAGATTGTTATCTATTATAACAGAAATTTTTGAATAATCTAGTCTTTTTTCGAAATTTTCTAACAATTCAAACATTTAATAAAGAGTTACTGCAACTACAGTAACTCTTATCATTTTTTAACCAATAACTGAACCATTTGGAACTGAATAATCAACCGTTAGGACTGACAATTGACCATCAAATTCAGCAGATAAAATCATCCCTTGACTGACATATTTTTTCATCATTTTACGTGGTTTTAGATTCGCGACGATCTGCAATTTCTTGCCAACTAACTCTTGTTCGTTGGGATAGAACTTAGCAATTCCTGACAGGATTTGACGATCTTCACCATCTCCGGCATCAAGTCTAAAGCGCAGCAATTTATCAGAGCCTTCGACCTTAGAAACTTCTTTTACTTCGGCAACACGGATTTCGACTGCATCAAAGGTCTCAAATTTAATCTCTTCTTTTTCTGATTTTAGCTCAACTTCTTCAGGAATCCACTCTTTTTCCTGTGTAGAATTGGCGGGGCTAGCTTCCATCTGTTTCTTGATAAAGGCGATTTCTTCTTCCATATCTAAACGTGGGAAAATAGGTTGCCCTTTTGTAATAACTTGAATATTTTCAGGCATATTAGCGAGGGTTAAATTTTCTAGGTCAAAGTCTATCGACAAACCAAGCTGAGTCATGATTGCATTTGACGTTTCTATCATAAATGGTTGGATTAAGTGGGCAACCACACGCAAGCTAGCTGCTAAATGAGCCATTACTGAGGCTAGTTGTTCTTTATCACCATCTTCTTTGGCAAGAACCCATGGAGCTGTCTCATCAATATATTTATTTGCACGTGAAATGATTGACCAAACGGCATCAAGTGCACGTGGATAATCAACTGCATCCATTTGTTTATGGTAATC encodes:
- a CDS encoding bacteriocin immunity protein — translated: MKKKLTKDWLLENIYNLILDTNTPQSERELMLKAKMALENNDYYIPVAKELVSDISRLAINRKLSSETIAFYMALQKSPQLHNKIGPNTFLFF
- the brnQ gene encoding branched-chain amino acid transport system II carrier protein, whose product is MVKKGFLTGLLLFGIFFGAGNLIFPPALGVDSGTNFWPAILGFCLSGVGLAIITLLVGTLTNGGYKYEMDLKFSPWFSLGFLVLLYLTIGPLFAIPRTATVSFEVGLTPLVGHSQLALFIFTLIYFLAAFALAFRPNNILNSVGKILTPLFALLILLLVTIGALKYGHETSSVANAAYTASAFGSGILAGYNTLDALASVAFCLVAIETLKQFGFKSKQEYLSTIWVVGIVTSLAFSILYIGLGFLGNKFHIPADVLADPNVNKGAYVLAQASYSLFGPFGRIFLSLMVVLTCFTTTVGLIVSVSEFFDKHFSFANYKVFAVAFTIIGFLIANLGLNTVIQFSVPVLTLLYPIVIVMVIIILINKWLPLSKKGMSVTIGLVSFVSLLEVLAGLIKSQFLSNIVNAIPFHALSMGWLVPTVIGLVIALILPDKQLGQAFNLSRFQAEANEELS
- a CDS encoding magnesium transporter CorA family protein, with amino-acid sequence MKEVTQDLFTVVMANADNPEDILFLKNKLQVDEEILTYASDKNELSHLEYNKDEHSLLLIYNVLDVSKQGHYYQTVPITFYVHQNRLITIYKDRSAYIVNQMATFLKKTDGQSLYKFLFTMLYVISKNYFPTVEKMNHERNRLNLLLRERTSKRELLELSDLETGLVYMVSSSKQNVLLLQQVKSLGAHLKLTDIEAEELDDAIIEAKQLLEMTQLSAQVLNQLEGTYNNVLNNELNDTMKILTLLSILLTIPSIVTGFFGINVPLPRGLTHNPIGWVMVILISVVLWFVMALILRVMMKYRKK